CCTGGACGGGGAAGGTTTGGTGCGCCTGCCGGACGGCCGCTTTTACGTGAGCGATGAATACGGCCCCTACATTTATCGCTTTTCGGCCGACGGCAATTACGAGATGCACTTCAAGATTCCCGAGTCCCTCATGCCCAAGTTTGGCGCGGCCTATCCGCGCAAGAATTACTTCACTGCGGTGACCGCTCCAGTTTCGGGCCGGCGCAATAATCGGGGGTTGGAGGGACTGAGCATCACTCCGGATGGCAAGCGGCTGTTTGCCATGCTGCAAAGCCCCACCATTCAGGATGGCGGGGCCGGCACCGCTGGACGCAATACCCGGGTGGTAGTTTTTGACGCGGACGAAAGTTCGCCCACTTATGGCGAAGCCCTGGCCATGTACGTCTATGTGCTTACCCTCAACGGCAGCGCCCAAACCAACCGCCACACGCCGGTCAGTGAAATCCTGGCGCTCAACCACATGGAGTTTCTAGTGTTGGAGCGGGATCAAATTGGCCAGGGCTTGACCGGCACCAATATCTTTACCGCCCCCACCTATAAGCGCGTGGTGCTGGCCAGCATCGAAGGCGCCACCAACATTATTGATTCTCCCTACAACTTGGAGTTGGGCGCGCCGGGGCAGCTCTCGCTGCCGGCCAGCGGTCTGCCTTCTTCCATTAAGCCGGTCACACGCATGGATTTGGTGGACATGTTGGATGAGCAACAACTGGCCAAGTTTGGCCTGAATGCCAGCGCTCCGCATGACACCAACACCATTCCCGAAAAAATGGAGAGTCTGGCCTTGATCCCCCTGTTCGAGGGGCAGCGTCCGGATGATTATCTTCTCCTGGTCATCAGCGACAATGATTTCAAAGCTCCGGTGGTGTACCATAATGGGGAGGCGGTCGGCACCAATGAAATCGGCATGGACACCCTGGCCCTGGCTTATCGCGTTACGCTGCCCACTTATGGGGCAGCGGCGCCTTCCAATCAGCCTCCGGGGGTGGTGCTGACAGGCCCCACCAACGCCGTTTTGGCCCTGCCTGTCTCCTTCAAGCTTGTTGCCAATGCTTATGACCAGGACGGCAAAATCGTCAAAGTGCAGTATTACCAAGGCACCAGCAAGGTGAGTGAGGACACGGCCTATCCTTTTGAGCTCGCGGTCACGCTGACCAATGCCGGCCTGTTTGCCATAACCGCCGTGGCCTACGATCATGAGGGGGCTGCGGCTACTTCCTCGGTCTATCAGGTGGAAACGGTGACAGCCAATCTTGCTCCGCTGATCGCGTTGCGCACCACTCCCGCGGTCGTGGCCACCAGCGCGCCGGTCAATTTCACCCTTATTGCGGATGTCCAGGATGTGGACGGCTGGATTTCCCGCGTAGTCTTTTACCGGAATGGCGTGGCGGTGCGCACAAATACCGCGGCCCCCTACCAGCTCGGCTTTACCAATCATCCTCTGGGCGACTTTCTCTATCAGGCGGTGGTCACGGACAACCTGGGCCTCAGCTCCACTTCCGCCCCTGTGTTGATTACCGCCCGCAAGAACACCAGCTCCCCGCCGCTCACCGTGCAAATCCTGCACGCCAGCGATTTTGAGGCGAGTTTGAACGCCATTTTTGATGCCCCTGCCTTCAGCGCCGTGCTCAACGGGCTGAAAGCACAGTATCCCACCAATACCCTCATTGTTTCCTCGGGCGACAACTACATCCCCGGCCCCTTCTTCAACGCCTCCGCCGACCCGGCCGCAGGGTTTAACGGCGTGGCCGGGCGGGGTGACATCGTCATGTTTAACGCCATGGGCTTCCAGGCGTCGGCCTTCGGCAATCATGAATTTGATGCCGGCACGCCGCAGGTGCGCAACCTGATTTTGCGCGATGCCGCCGTGAATTATGCCGGCACGTTGTTCCCTTATCTGAGCGCCAATCTGAACTTTGCCACAGACAGCAGCATGGCCAGCCTGGTGGCCGCCGATGGCCAGCCCAACACCACCTTGAGCAACCGCGTGGCCCGCTCCTGCATCGTGCAGGTGGCTGGCCAGTGGATCGGTTTGGTGGGCGTCACCACGCCCGAGCTGAGGGCCATCTCCTCGCCGGGCAACATCCAGGTGGACACCAATCTGGTGACGGCCGTGCAGGCCGCAGTGGACGCCTTGCTGCCGCTGGGCGTCAACAAAGTCATTGTGCTGGCCCACCTGCAGCAGTTTGCCAACGAGTTTGCCCTGGCGCAGCAATTGCGCGATGTGGACGTGGTCATCGCGGGCGGGTCGCATGCCATCTTTGCCAAGCCGCAGGACCGCCTCCGGCCCGGCGATGTGGCCGTCACCAATTATCCGGTCTGGTTTAACAGTACCCTGGGGCAGCCGGTGGCGGTGGTAAACGCCGGCGCCAATTATCGCTACGTCGGGCGCTTCATCGTGCGCTTTGATGAGCAGGGGCTGATCACCAGTTATGATCCTGCCAGTGGCGTTTATGCCACAGACGAACAGGGCATTGCCGAGACGGGCAATCAACCGCCCAATGCCACGGTGTTAAATGTGGCCACCAACCTGGGGGCCATCATCAACGCCAAGGACGGTCTGTTCTTTGGCCGCACGCTGGTCTATCTCAACGGCCTGCGCCAGTTTGTGCGGACGGAAGAATCCAACCTGGGCAATCTTACTGCCGATGCCAACCTCTGGCGCGGCCGGCTGGCCGATCCCACGGTTTCCATCTCGCTCAAAAACGGCGGCGGCATTCGTGATTCGATCGGCGCGGTGGTGGGCTATGGCGGCGGCGCGTTTTTTGGCCCGCCTCTGCCCAATCCCCAGGTGGGCAAGCCGGCCGGAGCCATCTCGCAGCTCGACATTGAGAATGCTCTGCGCTTCAATAACGGTTTGACGTTGCTAACCCTCACCGCGCAACAACTGCGCGACACCATGGAATGGAGCGTGGCAGCTACCGCGCCCGGCGCCACGCCCGGCCAATTCCCGCAGGTCAGCGGCTTGTGGTTCAGCTATCAGCCCACCAATCCGCCGATGACCTACGCCCGTTCCAACACGGTGATCACCGGCATCGCAACGCCCGGATCGCGGGTGCAAACACTGGTTGCCCGGCGCGCCGATGGCACGCTGGACTTGGTGGTGGATCAAGGCCAACTGGTGGGCGATCCCAACCGTACCTTCCGCCTGGTTACCCTGGGTTTCCTGGCTGACGGTGGTGATTCTTATTATCCGCTAACCCAGGCGGCTGACCGGGTGGATTTGGCCCCTGCCAGCGGCAACACATTCTTCACCGATGGCGGTGAACAATGGGCGCTGGCCGGGTATTTGACCAACATCCAGGTTTATGCCGTGGCCGATACGCCCATGGCATGGGATCAACGCATTCAGAACCTGGCCCTGCGCAATGACACCGTTTCCCACCCGCAAATCGTAGGGTTGAGCCGGGGGCCCAGTGGGCCCACCCTCCGGGTCATGGGCCTGCCGGGCTTCCAGTATCGGATTCAGTACTCTACGGACCTCCGGCAGTGGTTTGACCTGGGACAGGCTGCCGAGGCGGGCGGGGGCCTGTGGCAATATCAAGATGGCGCTTCCACGTCGGAGCGCCGATTCTACCGGGTAATCCGCCTTCAACCTTGATCGGGGCGTAACTGAAATTGGGCTTGCGCATCCATGAGAGCGTAGCCCCGCCTGAAGGCAAAGTGCGAAACTGCGGCGCGCGGAGGGGACGTAAAACCCGCCGCGCGCCGTGCGTTTTGTTTTGAAGCGCGGTCGTGGGCTTTAATGTGCGGCGGTGACCACGAGGGTTTGCTCGAGGGTGGAAATGCCGGCACGTACCTTGTCCAGGGCCACCTGCCGCAGGCTGCGCATGCCCTGTTCCATCGCCACTTTGGCCACCTCCATCGAACTGGCGCGTTTGATGATGAGCTTTCGGATTTCGTCGGTCACCGTCATGATTTCGATAATCGCGCAACGCCCGGAATAACCGGTGTTCTTGCAGCGGTCACATCCGCGGCCCCGGTATAAGTCCACCCCCGCAAAGAAGTCCGGCGCAATCCCCAAGTCCTGGAACATCCGCGGCGGATATTCCACCTTTTCCTTGCACACGTTACAAATGCGGCGCATCAGGCGCTGCGCACAGGACAAAATGACCGACGAGGAAATAAGGAATGGGGCAATCCCCATGTCATCCAGACGGGCAATGGCGCCGGGTGCATCGTTGCAGTGCATGGTGCTCAGCACCTGGTGCCCGGTCAGCGCGGCCTCCACGGCGATTTCGGCGGTTTCCTCGTCGCGGATTTCCCCGATCATCACAATGTCCGGGTCCTGGCGCAGAATCGAGCGCAGCGCCGCGGCAAAGGTGAGGCCAATTTCCTTCTTCACCGGCACCTGATTGATGCCCGGGATTTGAAACTCCACCGGGTCTTCAACCGTTACGATGTTGTAGTCTGGATTGTTAAGCTCGTTAAGGCACGAGTACAGGGTGGTGGTCTTGCCGGAGCCGGTGGGGCCGGTGACCAAAATCAATCCGTGGGGCGCATCCACCGCCGCTTTGAGCCGCCGGAAGCTGTCCTCGTCTAGGCCCAGCTTGTCCATGCTCGCGGAAAGATTGGATTTGTCGAGCACGCGCAGCACGCATTTCTCGCCGTGGACGGTGGGCAGGAAGGAAACGCGCAGGTCAATATCACGTCCGCCCACCTTCACGCGCATGCGGCCGTCCTGCGGCAGGCGGCGCTCGGCGATGTCCAGATTGCTCATGATTTTGATGCGCGAGGTGAGCGGAATCTGCATCGCCTTGGCAATGGGGGGCTGCTCGATGAGCGCGCCGTCAATGCGATAGCGCAGCTTGACCATCTTCTCGAACGGCTCGATGTGGATGTCGCTGACGCGGTCCTTGATGGCCTGCACCAGAATGATGTTGGCCAGCTTGATGACCGGCGCCTCGCTGCCCGACTCGGCCATCTGATCCAGCGAGATCTCCTCCTGGGTCTCCTTGGCCACCTCCAGGCTTTCGGCGTCCTCGGCCACCTCGGCCTCAGCCGCCTCAGCGGTTTGCGAGACAATTTCCGCCAGAGTGGCGCCTTTGCCGGACTCGATGGCCGCGATTTTGTCGAGAATGGCCTTTTCCGGCGCAATCAGCGGGGCCACCTCCATTTTGGTGACGCGCTTGACATCGTCCTTGGCCAGCACGTTGAGGGGGTCGGCCATGGCCAGGTAGAGCTTGTTGCCCAGGCGGGAAACCGGCACCACCTTGTGATTGCGGGCCATGTCCACCGGCACCAGGTCGGCCACGTCCTTCTCGATGCCCACCCGCGCCAGATTGACCGGTGGGGTGTTCAACACGCGGCCCATGCAAACTACCAGGTCCTGGTCGGTGACCAGTTTTTCGTCAATCACCAGGTTGAGGAAGCGTTTGCCCTCCTTTTTCTGCTTGGCCAGCAACTCATCCACCTGCGCGCTGGTCAGCAGGCCATCTTCGATCATGGCATCGGCGATGCGTTCGCCAAAGGGCTTGTTGACCGGTGGCATAGGGGGTTGACGAGGTTATTTAAAAACTTTTTTGATCACGCGCAGCAGTTCCTGCGGCGGCGAGATGTACCAGATGATGCGGTCCTTGTCCTTGCTGGCCTCAGTCAGTTCTTTGGCGGCCTGTTTGTTGAAGGGGTTGCAGGTGGCCACCATCAAGGACTTGCTCATCCTATCAATAGGCAGCACACACCACCGCTGGCAGGTCTCCCGCGGAAACCTCCGGGCCAGCTCCACATCCACGTCGTAGCGGTCCAGCGGCAGAAACGCCACCCCCGATTTGTCGCACAGCAGACGCAGGGACTTGTCCAGCGGCAGGATGTTTTTATCGTGCAACACCTGTAAAAACGGGTCCACAATCTTGCCCGGCATCGGAGCAGGGGTGACCCAGCACAAATCAAAGTCGCCGGCGGTGATGTGCTTGCCGTCCACAAACAGCTTGTACATGAGGTCCCGGCCGTCATCCACCTTGACCTCGGCGCCGGGCCGCGCGACGGCGGGTTTGGCGGCCTCCGCCTCCAGCGGCATCGGGCTGGCCGTCATGCTGGCGGCCTTGTTTTCAATCTCGGCCAGCGCCCGGCGCACATCCGGGTCGTCCGGATATTGTTGTAAAATGGTTTCGTACTCGAGAATGGCTGACGAAAGCTGCCCGAGCTGCATGTACGCCTCGGCAATACGTTTGGCGGTGTTCACCGCCTCCTTGGCACGTCCCAGCTTGGAATACGCCTCTTTCAGGATTTCCAAAGACTGGTAATCATGAGGCTGGGACTGCGTGATGACCTCGAACATCTCGATGGTCTGCAGCAGTTGGGTCTCTTCGCTGGGTGTCAGTCCGTTCATGACCACTGGCACATGCCGCCGAGACCGGGACGGCATCATTCCGCCGCCCCGCGCCCACCCTGGCATGCTTGACACCATGCAATCTAACGATTTGGCTCCCGTTGCGCAACTGTTTTGCCAATGGCGGTTTTTTCTCCCGCCCCGGGCTGGCGTGGTTTAGATTAGGGACATGTGGAAAACACGGTTGCTCATCGTGGGTTTGATCGTGGGGATTTTATCCCTGCTACTGCTGGTGGCGGGTTTCTTGCTGGTCCGCCTTTACCTGCAGGGCCAGCGCTCCACCCAGCGCAATACCGCTGTTTTCCTGCGCAACATTCAGACCCTCAACCACTTGGTGACGGTTCAGCAGCGCCTGGAAAAAGTCGTCATCCTCGAAGACCCCCCCACCGGCAAGCTGGCCCTGCTTGCGGGTGAAAACCGCGTCATTTTGGTGGCTCATGGTGTGGTCAAGGCGGGGGTGGATTTATCCAAAATTACGGAAAAGGATACGAAATGGCGTGGCACCAATCTCATCCTGCGCCTGCCCCCCAGCCAGATCACGGATGTTTATCTGGACGAACAACGCACGCAGTTAATTGAACACAAGACGGGCTTTCTACGGCGCTTCGATGCGCAGCTTCCGGATTTGGCCCGTCAGCAGGCCCTTCAGGACATGCGCCGGGCCGCGCGG
The sequence above is drawn from the Verrucomicrobiia bacterium genome and encodes:
- a CDS encoding DUF4230 domain-containing protein; the encoded protein is MWKTRLLIVGLIVGILSLLLLVAGFLLVRLYLQGQRSTQRNTAVFLRNIQTLNHLVTVQQRLEKVVILEDPPTGKLALLAGENRVILVAHGVVKAGVDLSKITEKDTKWRGTNLILRLPPSQITDVYLDEQRTQLIEHKTGFLRRFDAQLPDLARQQALQDMRRAAREYEILKEADQRARASIQKFLEPMGIAVQFAD
- a CDS encoding tetratricopeptide repeat protein, whose product is MNGLTPSEETQLLQTIEMFEVITQSQPHDYQSLEILKEAYSKLGRAKEAVNTAKRIAEAYMQLGQLSSAILEYETILQQYPDDPDVRRALAEIENKAASMTASPMPLEAEAAKPAVARPGAEVKVDDGRDLMYKLFVDGKHITAGDFDLCWVTPAPMPGKIVDPFLQVLHDKNILPLDKSLRLLCDKSGVAFLPLDRYDVDVELARRFPRETCQRWCVLPIDRMSKSLMVATCNPFNKQAAKELTEASKDKDRIIWYISPPQELLRVIKKVFK
- a CDS encoding esterase-like activity of phytase family protein, whose amino-acid sequence is MKQKTILWILSCLALVCLPCAAQFNGFTNLGLVAVGRVPGDAFDVRGPGLDSLGGFGSATYFDWGSAVHEGRTVRGTLYALPDRGFGDGAQNYLTRILKFSLAITPYEGPGPAPQNQISLVNTGLIFFTYERTNHYTGFDANDTNVLTHPQSAPDSLGQGRRSLDGEGLVRLPDGRFYVSDEYGPYIYRFSADGNYEMHFKIPESLMPKFGAAYPRKNYFTAVTAPVSGRRNNRGLEGLSITPDGKRLFAMLQSPTIQDGGAGTAGRNTRVVVFDADESSPTYGEALAMYVYVLTLNGSAQTNRHTPVSEILALNHMEFLVLERDQIGQGLTGTNIFTAPTYKRVVLASIEGATNIIDSPYNLELGAPGQLSLPASGLPSSIKPVTRMDLVDMLDEQQLAKFGLNASAPHDTNTIPEKMESLALIPLFEGQRPDDYLLLVISDNDFKAPVVYHNGEAVGTNEIGMDTLALAYRVTLPTYGAAAPSNQPPGVVLTGPTNAVLALPVSFKLVANAYDQDGKIVKVQYYQGTSKVSEDTAYPFELAVTLTNAGLFAITAVAYDHEGAAATSSVYQVETVTANLAPLIALRTTPAVVATSAPVNFTLIADVQDVDGWISRVVFYRNGVAVRTNTAAPYQLGFTNHPLGDFLYQAVVTDNLGLSSTSAPVLITARKNTSSPPLTVQILHASDFEASLNAIFDAPAFSAVLNGLKAQYPTNTLIVSSGDNYIPGPFFNASADPAAGFNGVAGRGDIVMFNAMGFQASAFGNHEFDAGTPQVRNLILRDAAVNYAGTLFPYLSANLNFATDSSMASLVAADGQPNTTLSNRVARSCIVQVAGQWIGLVGVTTPELRAISSPGNIQVDTNLVTAVQAAVDALLPLGVNKVIVLAHLQQFANEFALAQQLRDVDVVIAGGSHAIFAKPQDRLRPGDVAVTNYPVWFNSTLGQPVAVVNAGANYRYVGRFIVRFDEQGLITSYDPASGVYATDEQGIAETGNQPPNATVLNVATNLGAIINAKDGLFFGRTLVYLNGLRQFVRTEESNLGNLTADANLWRGRLADPTVSISLKNGGGIRDSIGAVVGYGGGAFFGPPLPNPQVGKPAGAISQLDIENALRFNNGLTLLTLTAQQLRDTMEWSVAATAPGATPGQFPQVSGLWFSYQPTNPPMTYARSNTVITGIATPGSRVQTLVARRADGTLDLVVDQGQLVGDPNRTFRLVTLGFLADGGDSYYPLTQAADRVDLAPASGNTFFTDGGEQWALAGYLTNIQVYAVADTPMAWDQRIQNLALRNDTVSHPQIVGLSRGPSGPTLRVMGLPGFQYRIQYSTDLRQWFDLGQAAEAGGGLWQYQDGASTSERRFYRVIRLQP
- a CDS encoding ATPase, T2SS/T4P/T4SS family; amino-acid sequence: MPPVNKPFGERIADAMIEDGLLTSAQVDELLAKQKKEGKRFLNLVIDEKLVTDQDLVVCMGRVLNTPPVNLARVGIEKDVADLVPVDMARNHKVVPVSRLGNKLYLAMADPLNVLAKDDVKRVTKMEVAPLIAPEKAILDKIAAIESGKGATLAEIVSQTAEAAEAEVAEDAESLEVAKETQEEISLDQMAESGSEAPVIKLANIILVQAIKDRVSDIHIEPFEKMVKLRYRIDGALIEQPPIAKAMQIPLTSRIKIMSNLDIAERRLPQDGRMRVKVGGRDIDLRVSFLPTVHGEKCVLRVLDKSNLSASMDKLGLDEDSFRRLKAAVDAPHGLILVTGPTGSGKTTTLYSCLNELNNPDYNIVTVEDPVEFQIPGINQVPVKKEIGLTFAAALRSILRQDPDIVMIGEIRDEETAEIAVEAALTGHQVLSTMHCNDAPGAIARLDDMGIAPFLISSSVILSCAQRLMRRICNVCKEKVEYPPRMFQDLGIAPDFFAGVDLYRGRGCDRCKNTGYSGRCAIIEIMTVTDEIRKLIIKRASSMEVAKVAMEQGMRSLRQVALDKVRAGISTLEQTLVVTAAH